From the genome of Silurus meridionalis isolate SWU-2019-XX chromosome 20, ASM1480568v1, whole genome shotgun sequence, one region includes:
- the LOC124402829 gene encoding cytochrome P450 2C20-like, which yields MDPFSTFLLLGLVIALFIVLRGRNKPHNLPPGPTALPIVGNILTLDNRAPFKTFLKWSKTYGPVMTVYLGPQRFLVLVGYDTVKEALVDNADDFVGRAPVPFVQQLLKGYGITISNGERWRQLRRFALTTLRDFGMGRKRMEGWIQEESRHLLDAMKETKSAPFDCTFFLSRAVSNIICALVFGQRFGYEDHNFLRLLQVINGVLTFGSSTGGQLYNIFPTVLHALPGKHHQIFKDVDEVRAFSKGKVQEHNENLDPDNPRDFIDCFLIRLSQEKDNPNSEFHQENLIASVLNLFLAGTETTSTTLRYALMLLIKHPEIQDQMQKEIDIVIGQERSPNMEDRKSLPFTDAVIHEVQRYIDLVPLNIPHYTTHQITFRGYTIPKDTVILPLLHSVLRDEEHWEKPWTFDPKHFLDKNGNFKKSPAFMPFSAGKRACVGESLARMELFLFLVSLLQHFTFTTPGGPESIDSTPETSGFANLPRKYQLIATPR from the exons ATGGATCCCTTCAGCACTTTTCTGTTGCTGGGTTTAGTAATAGCTTTGTTCATAGTGCTCAGAGGGAGGAATAAGCCACATAATCTACCACCAGGACCTACAGCTTTGCCAATAGTTGGAAATATTCTAACATTGGACAACCGTGCACCCTTTAAAACTTTTCTAAAG TGGAGTAAGACATATGGTCCTGTGATGACGGTGTATCTGGGACCCCAGAGATTCCTTGTTCTGGTGGGCTATGACACAGTGAAAGAAGCCCTTGTTGACAATGCAGATGATTTTGTTGGCAGAGCCCCTGTACCTTTTGTACAACAACTGCTGAAAGGCTACG GTATAACTATCAGTAATGGAGAGCGTTGGCGTCAGTTAAGGAGGTTTGCACTCACTACTCTGAGGGACTTTGGAATGGGACGCAAAAGGATGGAGGGGTGGATACAGGAGGAGAGCAGACACTTGCTGGATGCCATGAAAGAAACTAAGT CTGCCCCATTTGACTGCACATTCTTCCTGAGTAGAGCTGTATCCAACATTATCTGTGCATTGGTGTTTGGCCAACGCTTCGGTTATGAAGACCATAACTTTCTACGTTTGCTTCAAGTCATCAATGGAGTACTGACGTTTGGCAGCAGCACAGGGGGACAG TTGTATAATATCTTTCCAACTGTGCTTCATGCACTTCCTGGGAAGCATCATCAAATTTTCAAAGATGTGGATGAAGTCAGGGCCTTTTCTAAGGGCAAAGTACAAGAACACAATGAAAATTTGGACCCAGACAACCCAAGAGACTTCATCGATTGCTTCCTCATCCGACTCAGCCAG GAAAAAGACAATCCCAATTCAGAGTTTCATCAAGAAAATTTGATAGCCAGTGTCTTAAACTTATTCCTGGCTGGGACTGAGACCACCAGCACTACGCTCAGATATGCTTTGATGTTACTGATCAAGCATCCTGAAATACAGG ATCAAATGCAGAAAGAGATTGACATTGTGATTGGACAAGAACGAAGTCCTAATATGGAAGACAGGAAGTCCCTCCCATTTACTGATGCAGTGATCCATGAAGTGCAACGCTATATAGATCTTGTGCCGCTTAATATTCCCCATTACACCACACATCAAATTACATTCAGAGGCTACACAATTCCAAAG GACACAGTAATCTTACCCTTGCTTCACTCTGTTCTGAGGGATGAGGAACACTGGGAGAAGCCATGGACATTTGACCCGAAACATTTTTTGGACAAAAATGGCAACTTTAAAAAGAGCCCTGCTTTCATGCCTTTTTCTGCAG GGAAGAGGGCCTGTGTGGGTGAGTCTTTGGCACGGATGGAACTGTTTCTCTTCCTGGTGTCTCTGTTGCAACATTTCACCTTTACCACACCTGGAGGACCTGAGAGCATTGATTCCACTCCTGAAACCAGCGGCTTTGCCAACCTGCCACGCAAATACCAGCTTATCGCCACCCCCCGCTGA